A single window of Undibacterium sp. 5I1 DNA harbors:
- a CDS encoding DUF1348 family protein — translation MSRPPLPPFTKETAIQKVRMAEDAWNTREPARIALAYTADSQWRNRSEFLQGRDAIEIFLTRKWQRELDYRLIKELWAHSENRIAVRFAYEWHDENNQWFRSYGNENWQFDEFGLMALRIASINDLAIEEKERKFHWPSGRRPDDHPSLSVLGL, via the coding sequence ATGAGTCGTCCGCCACTTCCGCCCTTCACAAAAGAAACTGCAATCCAAAAAGTACGTATGGCAGAGGACGCCTGGAACACGCGCGAACCGGCGCGCATCGCCCTTGCGTATACCGCGGATAGCCAATGGCGAAACCGGTCAGAATTTTTGCAAGGTCGAGATGCAATTGAGATATTCTTGACACGTAAATGGCAGCGGGAACTGGACTACCGGTTGATCAAAGAACTCTGGGCGCATAGCGAAAACCGGATTGCCGTTCGCTTTGCTTACGAGTGGCACGACGAGAATAATCAATGGTTCAGAAGCTATGGTAACGAGAACTGGCAATTTGATGAATTTGGTCTGATGGCGTTGCGCATTGCCAGCATCAACGACTTAGCGATTGAAGAAAAAGAGAGAAAATTTCATTGGCCATCAGGACGTCGCCCTGATGATCACCCCTCGTTGAGTGTATTAGGTCTTTAG
- a CDS encoding pyridoxamine 5'-phosphate oxidase family protein — translation MNNSIKHVSDIVFTPAVKALQSRMGSRSAYARMENGSGWQSIITKELKFFIEAQVSIFLATANAEGQPYIQHRGGPAGFLRVLDEHTIAFADFAGNRQFISQGNLSENAKTQLFLIDYAQQQRVKIWGEATVIDDDPALLSTLMPDDYKARAERVMMFKVTAWDANCHQHIPVRYEAAYVDAEIERRDQRIRQLEKEIRQLQPDQNHI, via the coding sequence ATGAATAATAGTATTAAGCATGTGAGCGATATCGTTTTCACACCGGCGGTCAAGGCACTGCAAAGCCGCATGGGGTCGCGCTCGGCATATGCCAGAATGGAAAACGGATCAGGTTGGCAGTCGATAATTACCAAGGAACTGAAATTTTTTATTGAGGCGCAAGTTAGTATTTTTTTGGCAACCGCCAATGCAGAAGGTCAACCATATATTCAACATCGCGGTGGCCCTGCGGGTTTTTTACGGGTGCTAGATGAGCACACGATTGCGTTTGCTGACTTTGCGGGAAACAGGCAGTTTATTAGCCAAGGCAATCTAAGCGAAAACGCCAAAACTCAGTTGTTTCTGATCGATTACGCACAACAGCAAAGGGTAAAAATATGGGGAGAAGCGACAGTGATCGACGATGATCCAGCGCTTTTGTCGACATTGATGCCGGATGACTATAAGGCACGAGCCGAGAGGGTGATGATGTTTAAAGTAACTGCATGGGATGCAAATTGCCATCAACATATTCCTGTCCGCTACGAAGCAGCGTATGTGGATGCGGAAATTGAACGACGTGATCAACGCATTCGTCAGCTTGAAAAAGAAATCCGGCAATTACAGCCCGATCAAAATCACATATAG
- a CDS encoding YgiQ family radical SAM protein, whose protein sequence is MSRAEMDTLGWDSCDVILVTGDAYIDHPSFGMALVGRLLEQQGFRVGIISQPDWHSADDFRVLGKPNLYFGITAGNMDSMVNRYTADRKIRSEDAYTPDGDSTKRPDRAVVVYSQRVREAFPGVNVVIGSIEASLRRIAHYDYWSDKVKRSVLPDSKADILLFGNAERALVDLTHRLAAGESIKEIRDLRGTAFMVPRGWLPSDDWTEINSTRIDTPGKVEPHPDPYYMAPENASSCETKIADKTAEQAAPKDVVQQQAIRIMSREERQAMLREKLHKTAIRLPSYESVSEDPVMYAHASRVFHLEANPGNAKSLIQGHGERDVWLNPPPLPLAMDEMDGVFDRAYARAPHPSYGKARIPAWEMIRFSINIMRGCFGGCTFCSITEHEGRIIQSRSEPSILREIEEIRDKTKGFTGTISDMGGPTANMYRLACKDKTIEESCRRLSCVYPGICSNLGTDHSKLISLYRKARAVPGIKKVLISSGLRYDLAVRSPEYVKELVTHHVGGLLKIAPEHTEANTLSKMMKPGIGAYDEFKAMFQKYSKEAGKEQYLIPYFIAAHPGTTDEDMVNLALWLKKNDFKLDQVQTFMPTPMALATTMYHTRKNPLKKVDENSEVVETARSGKIRKFHKALLRYQAPENWEIVKEGLLRMGRGDLIGSSDRHLIPPRAPAVPIKDTGVSNGRRIAAPKMNTFGQKPAFATRGAGAGISTVGKIMPKTASKTATKTSTNIASIARPALAFRSAKTKLAGAKPGRK, encoded by the coding sequence ATGTCACGTGCCGAAATGGACACGCTGGGTTGGGATAGTTGTGACGTTATTTTGGTGACCGGTGACGCATACATTGATCACCCAAGTTTTGGCATGGCATTAGTGGGTCGCTTGTTGGAACAGCAGGGATTTCGCGTTGGGATTATCAGCCAGCCGGATTGGCATTCTGCCGATGATTTCCGTGTGCTAGGCAAGCCTAATTTATATTTTGGGATTACTGCGGGCAACATGGATTCGATGGTGAATCGCTATACCGCAGATCGCAAAATTCGTTCTGAAGATGCCTACACACCAGATGGCGATTCCACCAAACGGCCAGACCGCGCAGTGGTTGTGTATTCACAGCGCGTGCGTGAAGCTTTCCCCGGTGTGAATGTCGTGATTGGCAGTATTGAGGCGAGTTTGCGCCGGATTGCCCATTACGATTATTGGTCCGATAAAGTAAAACGGTCTGTTTTGCCTGACTCTAAAGCGGACATTCTGTTGTTTGGCAATGCCGAGCGCGCGCTAGTAGATTTAACCCATCGTCTTGCTGCAGGTGAATCGATTAAAGAAATTCGTGATTTGCGTGGTACCGCATTTATGGTGCCGCGCGGCTGGTTGCCATCAGATGACTGGACTGAAATCAATTCCACCCGTATCGACACACCCGGCAAAGTCGAGCCGCATCCTGATCCGTATTACATGGCGCCTGAAAACGCCTCTTCATGCGAAACCAAAATTGCAGATAAAACTGCAGAACAAGCCGCACCCAAGGACGTCGTTCAACAGCAAGCGATACGCATCATGAGTCGTGAAGAACGACAAGCGATGCTGAGGGAAAAATTGCATAAAACCGCAATCCGTTTGCCATCGTATGAATCAGTGTCAGAAGATCCTGTGATGTATGCACATGCCTCCCGTGTGTTCCATCTGGAAGCCAATCCGGGCAATGCAAAATCCTTAATCCAAGGACATGGAGAACGCGATGTCTGGCTTAATCCGCCACCGCTGCCGCTGGCAATGGATGAGATGGACGGCGTATTTGACCGTGCCTATGCACGTGCCCCTCATCCTAGTTATGGCAAGGCGCGCATTCCTGCATGGGAGATGATCCGTTTCTCCATCAACATCATGCGCGGTTGTTTTGGTGGCTGTACTTTCTGTTCGATTACAGAGCATGAAGGCCGGATTATACAAAGTCGCTCCGAGCCCTCTATCTTGCGTGAAATTGAAGAAATCCGCGATAAGACTAAGGGCTTCACCGGAACGATTTCTGACATGGGTGGACCAACTGCCAATATGTATCGCTTAGCATGCAAAGATAAAACGATAGAAGAATCCTGCCGTCGTTTATCTTGCGTGTACCCGGGCATTTGCAGCAATCTGGGAACCGATCACAGCAAACTGATTTCACTTTATCGCAAAGCGCGAGCTGTCCCTGGCATCAAAAAGGTATTGATCAGTTCCGGCTTGCGCTACGACCTGGCAGTGCGTTCGCCAGAGTACGTCAAAGAATTGGTCACACATCATGTGGGCGGCTTACTTAAAATCGCACCAGAGCACACCGAAGCCAATACTTTATCCAAAATGATGAAGCCCGGGATTGGTGCTTATGACGAATTTAAGGCGATGTTCCAAAAGTATTCAAAAGAAGCAGGCAAAGAACAATATCTGATCCCCTATTTCATCGCGGCACATCCTGGCACCACCGATGAAGATATGGTCAACCTCGCGTTGTGGCTGAAGAAAAACGACTTTAAGCTCGATCAGGTTCAGACCTTTATGCCAACGCCGATGGCGCTTGCGACGACGATGTATCACACCCGTAAAAATCCACTGAAAAAAGTGGACGAAAACTCGGAAGTAGTAGAAACCGCTCGCTCAGGCAAAATACGTAAATTCCACAAAGCACTCTTACGCTACCAAGCACCAGAGAATTGGGAAATTGTCAAAGAAGGCTTACTCCGCATGGGACGTGGCGACCTGATCGGCAGCAGCGACAGACACCTGATACCGCCGCGCGCACCCGCAGTGCCAATAAAGGATACCGGCGTCAGCAACGGCCGCCGTATCGCAGCACCAAAAATGAATACCTTTGGTCAAAAACCAGCGTTCGCAACACGAGGGGCTGGCGCGGGGATTAGTACGGTGGGCAAAATCATGCCAAAAACAGCGTCAAAAACGGCTACAAAAACAAGTACAAATATCGCATCAATAGCACGTCCGGCCTTGGCATTTCGCTCCGCCAAAACCAAACTTGCCGGCGCTAAGCCAGGACGCAAATAA
- a CDS encoding ATP-dependent DNA helicase produces MTEQTQETNAPGIHDDEVEQIFGLTGALSTSIKGYRPRQAQTEMAKAIASAISGQKTLLAEAGTGTGKTYAYLTPALLWGGKVIVSTGTKNLQDQLFLRDIPMIKKVLKAPVSIALLKGRANYLCHFHLERTLQNGRLTSREDVGYLRDISRFMKTTSSGDKAELARVPETASVWNLVTSTKDTCMGSECQYYQDCFVMKARKEAQQADVVVVNHHLFFADVALKDTGIAELLPSANTVIFDEAHQLPDTATLFFGETISTSQILELCRDVLAEGLSHARDGAEWAKLVGPVERAARDLRLAFPQDVVRLSLSQIAPSSEFFPALETLKDAMDDMIAVLEKQAVRAETLEQCRVRAIDLNSKINDWKETEPQKNNSTNAGVADKLEKADYVLWVEAFSTSLQLHRTPLSIAPIFNKQREGVPRTWIFTSATMAVKNDFTHFVSQMGLWNEPARTWPSPFNYAEQGILYVPEGMPQPNSREYTDAVVDAALPVIEAAGGKTFLLCTTIKAVKHCAERLREEFQQRDLPFPLFVQGDAGRTELLDRFRAAGNGVLIGSQSFWEGVDVRGDALSLVVIDKLPFSPPDDPVLAARIEAMEKKGLNGFVHHQLPEAIINLKQGAGRLIRDETDKGVLMLCDPRLISKPYGKRIWQSLPAFTRTRELNVVQNFFKQLVYAPKNDQ; encoded by the coding sequence TTGACTGAACAGACACAAGAAACGAATGCTCCGGGCATTCATGACGACGAAGTTGAACAGATTTTTGGATTGACGGGCGCTTTAAGTACTTCGATTAAAGGATATCGTCCGCGTCAGGCGCAAACCGAAATGGCAAAAGCGATTGCCAGCGCGATCTCCGGTCAAAAAACCTTGCTGGCAGAAGCTGGCACTGGTACTGGTAAAACCTACGCCTATTTGACGCCGGCCTTACTATGGGGCGGTAAGGTCATTGTCTCTACCGGCACCAAAAACTTGCAAGATCAGTTGTTCTTGCGAGATATTCCCATGATTAAAAAGGTGTTAAAAGCACCCGTCTCGATTGCTTTGCTCAAAGGTCGTGCCAACTATTTGTGTCATTTTCACTTAGAGCGGACGTTGCAAAATGGACGTCTCACATCGCGTGAAGATGTTGGTTATCTGCGCGATATTTCCCGATTTATGAAAACCACCAGTAGCGGCGATAAAGCCGAGCTGGCGCGCGTCCCAGAAACCGCATCGGTCTGGAATCTGGTGACCTCCACTAAAGACACCTGCATGGGGTCGGAATGTCAGTACTATCAGGATTGTTTTGTCATGAAGGCGCGTAAAGAGGCGCAGCAGGCTGATGTAGTGGTGGTTAACCATCATTTGTTTTTTGCTGACGTAGCCTTAAAAGATACGGGCATTGCCGAGTTACTGCCTTCTGCTAACACGGTCATTTTTGATGAAGCACATCAATTACCAGATACAGCGACGCTATTTTTTGGTGAAACGATATCTACTTCGCAGATCTTGGAATTATGTCGCGATGTATTGGCAGAAGGCCTGTCCCATGCCCGTGACGGTGCCGAGTGGGCTAAGCTGGTGGGGCCGGTCGAGCGTGCAGCACGCGATTTGCGCCTCGCATTTCCACAAGACGTAGTGCGCTTATCATTGTCGCAAATTGCGCCGTCGAGTGAGTTTTTTCCTGCCTTAGAAACGCTCAAAGATGCGATGGATGACATGATCGCTGTGCTGGAAAAACAAGCTGTCCGTGCCGAGACATTGGAGCAATGCCGCGTCCGTGCAATTGATCTGAACAGCAAAATCAATGACTGGAAAGAAACTGAGCCGCAAAAAAACAATTCCACTAATGCGGGTGTCGCGGATAAATTAGAAAAAGCCGACTATGTCCTGTGGGTAGAAGCGTTTTCTACTTCTTTGCAATTACATCGGACGCCGTTATCGATAGCGCCGATTTTTAATAAACAGCGAGAAGGGGTGCCGCGTACCTGGATTTTTACCTCGGCGACGATGGCAGTCAAAAATGACTTTACCCATTTTGTGTCACAAATGGGCTTATGGAATGAACCAGCAAGAACCTGGCCTAGTCCGTTTAACTATGCCGAGCAAGGGATTTTGTACGTACCAGAAGGCATGCCGCAACCCAATTCTCGAGAATATACCGACGCTGTTGTGGATGCCGCTTTACCTGTCATCGAGGCTGCTGGCGGTAAAACCTTTTTATTGTGCACCACGATTAAGGCAGTCAAGCATTGTGCTGAACGCTTGCGGGAAGAATTTCAACAACGTGATTTGCCTTTCCCCTTATTTGTCCAAGGTGATGCCGGACGTACTGAATTGTTAGACCGGTTCCGCGCAGCTGGAAATGGGGTACTGATAGGAAGTCAAAGTTTTTGGGAGGGCGTTGATGTGCGTGGCGATGCTTTGTCGCTGGTCGTGATCGACAAACTACCGTTTTCTCCACCGGATGATCCGGTGTTGGCGGCGCGTATTGAGGCTATGGAGAAGAAAGGCTTGAACGGTTTTGTGCATCATCAACTGCCCGAGGCGATCATTAATCTGAAGCAGGGCGCAGGCCGACTGATTCGGGACGAGACGGATAAAGGCGTATTGATGTTGTGCGATCCGCGTCTGATTTCTAAGCCCTATGGCAAACGAATCTGGCAGAGCTTGCCTGCGTTTACCCGTACTCGTGAACTGAACGTCGTGCAAAATTTTTTTAAACAGTTGGTATATGCGCCTAAGAATGATCAATAG
- a CDS encoding YdcH family protein: protein MSHPEQIQQRIIELEVEHRDLDIVIDTLIKDINHDELQLRRLKKRKLQLKDHITLLKMQMMPDVPA, encoded by the coding sequence ATGAGCCATCCAGAACAAATACAACAGCGCATTATCGAGCTGGAAGTCGAACATCGTGACTTAGATATCGTAATTGATACCTTGATTAAAGATATTAATCATGACGAATTGCAATTACGTCGGCTTAAAAAACGTAAATTACAACTCAAGGATCATATTACTCTTTTAAAAATGCAAATGATGCCAGATGTACCTGCTTGA
- a CDS encoding PP2C family protein-serine/threonine phosphatase — MSQYKIEAGTGQHIGDRKEQQDRAALFAAPHAPGYMMAVVADGMGGKSGGALAAEQVIRTSKFLFDEFYPTNDVKQLLESIVNEAHTIIKLSGVSSEKEPHSTFVALVITPNKEAIWAYAGDSRLYRFSGPNFAERTKDHSYVERLVDEGKITAEEAKTHRMSNILVNVLGSSTTAPYIGFGQRSDLKTGDSFLICSDGLWHYFTDAELSAAVAANTPRQASELLIRKARERSDGHGDNCTFAIVKLVEQPEEVKTYVVQKMRRAV, encoded by the coding sequence ATGAGCCAATATAAGATCGAAGCTGGCACCGGACAACACATTGGTGACAGGAAAGAACAACAGGACAGAGCTGCCTTATTCGCTGCACCGCATGCCCCTGGCTATATGATGGCAGTGGTAGCTGATGGCATGGGCGGCAAGAGTGGCGGTGCGTTAGCGGCAGAACAGGTGATTCGCACTTCAAAATTTTTGTTTGATGAATTTTATCCTACTAACGACGTAAAACAATTATTAGAAAGCATCGTTAATGAAGCCCATACGATTATTAAACTTAGTGGCGTTTCATCTGAAAAAGAACCTCACAGTACATTTGTCGCGCTGGTCATTACTCCTAATAAAGAGGCAATTTGGGCATATGCTGGGGATTCTCGTTTATATCGCTTTAGTGGCCCTAACTTTGCTGAAAGAACCAAAGATCACTCCTACGTTGAACGCTTGGTTGACGAAGGGAAAATCACTGCAGAAGAAGCCAAGACCCATCGTATGTCAAATATTTTGGTCAATGTTTTAGGTTCAAGCACAACCGCCCCTTATATCGGTTTTGGACAACGTAGTGATTTAAAAACAGGTGACTCTTTTCTGATTTGCTCTGACGGGCTTTGGCATTATTTTACTGATGCAGAATTGTCCGCCGCAGTTGCAGCGAATACCCCACGTCAGGCATCTGAACTACTCATCAGAAAAGCACGTGAAAGATCAGATGGTCATGGTGATAACTGTACCTTTGCGATCGTAAAACTGGTAGAACAACCCGAAGAAGTCAAAACCTATGTAGTGCAGAAAATGCGACGTGCCGTGTAA
- a CDS encoding glutathione S-transferase: MIKLCGFAVSNYYNKVKLALLEKQIPFEEVLVWTDRSPELLARSPLGKVPFIQTDQGSLCESQNILDYLEVTYPAHPLIPKDVFAAAKVKELITFLELHLELVARELYAEAFFGGKVSDEVKLKVEKQLTRNINALTPMLKFAPFVAGDEFTMADCAAAVHFPLVSMATKAIYGRDFLADLPVRDYVKMISERPHMQTINADRKANQVLMASIKK, from the coding sequence ATGATTAAATTATGTGGGTTTGCAGTCAGTAATTATTACAACAAAGTCAAATTAGCACTTCTGGAAAAGCAGATTCCTTTTGAAGAGGTTTTAGTCTGGACTGATCGCTCTCCAGAGTTGCTGGCTCGTTCTCCATTGGGTAAAGTGCCTTTTATTCAGACTGATCAAGGCTCATTGTGCGAATCCCAAAATATTTTGGACTATCTGGAAGTGACTTATCCTGCGCATCCTTTAATTCCTAAAGATGTTTTTGCTGCGGCAAAAGTAAAAGAGCTCATTACTTTTTTAGAGTTGCATCTTGAGCTAGTCGCTCGCGAATTATATGCAGAGGCATTTTTTGGCGGTAAGGTGTCAGATGAGGTTAAGCTCAAAGTTGAGAAACAATTGACGCGTAATATCAACGCTTTAACACCCATGCTTAAGTTTGCTCCGTTTGTCGCCGGAGATGAATTTACGATGGCCGATTGTGCCGCAGCGGTACATTTTCCTTTGGTATCAATGGCGACCAAAGCGATTTATGGACGAGATTTTTTAGCTGATTTGCCAGTACGCGATTATGTCAAAATGATTTCTGAGCGTCCTCATATGCAAACAATTAACGCCGACAGAAAAGCCAATCAAGTGTTGATGGCTAGTATAAAGAAATAA
- a CDS encoding RNA methyltransferase: MNLLQTNTSLFKRLRFVMVETSHPGNIGAVARAIKTMGFAELVLVNPRFPDALSNPDAIAFASGAQDVLDSAQIVDSIDAALSGCQFVAAVSARLREFSPPICTPREVAQRLTHSAELSGPVALVFGNERFGLPNEIVVKCNALINIPANPDYSSLNLAQAVQLLAYECRIAEIGDKMPTTDIGFQGAMASADDIEGMYVHLEKALIAINFLDPAHPKKLMPRLKRLFSRAQLEAEEVNILRGIAKKILESKVG; this comes from the coding sequence ATGAACTTGCTCCAAACTAATACATCTCTTTTCAAACGCCTGCGCTTTGTCATGGTAGAAACTAGCCATCCTGGCAATATCGGCGCAGTAGCTCGTGCAATAAAAACCATGGGTTTTGCTGAGCTTGTCCTGGTTAATCCACGCTTTCCTGATGCATTAAGCAATCCTGACGCCATCGCGTTTGCCAGCGGGGCACAAGATGTTCTGGATTCTGCTCAAATCGTGGATTCGATCGATGCGGCTTTATCGGGCTGCCAATTTGTTGCTGCTGTCAGCGCCAGACTACGAGAATTTTCCCCGCCGATCTGCACGCCGCGCGAGGTCGCACAGCGTTTAACACACAGCGCTGAATTATCCGGACCTGTTGCCTTGGTGTTTGGTAATGAGCGTTTCGGCTTGCCTAACGAGATCGTGGTTAAGTGCAATGCCTTGATCAATATCCCTGCTAATCCTGATTATTCCTCACTGAACCTGGCGCAAGCCGTGCAATTGCTTGCGTATGAGTGCCGGATTGCTGAAATAGGCGACAAGATGCCAACAACGGATATTGGTTTTCAAGGTGCAATGGCATCCGCTGATGATATTGAGGGTATGTACGTGCATTTGGAGAAAGCTTTGATTGCAATTAATTTCCTTGATCCCGCCCACCCTAAAAAATTGATGCCAAGACTTAAACGCTTATTTTCTCGTGCTCAACTAGAGGCGGAAGAAGTGAATATACTTAGAGGTATTGCGAAAAAAATATTGGAATCAAAAGTAGGCTGA
- a CDS encoding inositol monophosphatase family protein codes for MLNTAIKAARRGATIISRASFDLDRVQVSEKQYNDFVTEVDRAAEAAIIEVLTTAYPDHAILAEESGASANLHDENDNVWIIDPLDGTTNFIHGFPQYCVSIALQQRGVITQAVVYDPVRNEMFTASKGAGAFLNDKRIRVTRCDKIADALIGTGFPSRDFSNLDEYVEMFKIMTTKCQGLRRAGAAALDLAYVASGRLDGFFEKGLAPWDIAAGSLLVTEAGGIVGTFSGDSDYLHKGDVLAGTPKVFGQMVGAFQPFSVK; via the coding sequence ATGCTCAATACGGCAATTAAAGCCGCTCGCCGTGGCGCGACTATTATCAGCCGCGCTTCCTTCGACCTAGATCGCGTACAGGTCTCGGAAAAACAATATAACGATTTTGTGACCGAAGTAGATCGTGCTGCTGAAGCTGCCATCATTGAGGTGCTGACCACTGCCTATCCAGATCATGCGATTCTGGCAGAAGAGTCCGGGGCTTCCGCCAATTTACACGACGAGAACGACAACGTCTGGATCATCGATCCGCTCGACGGCACCACCAACTTCATCCACGGTTTTCCACAATATTGCGTCTCAATCGCTCTGCAACAACGCGGCGTAATTACGCAAGCGGTTGTGTATGACCCTGTCCGCAACGAAATGTTCACTGCCAGCAAAGGCGCGGGTGCCTTTCTGAACGACAAACGTATCCGCGTTACCCGCTGCGACAAAATCGCGGATGCGCTGATCGGCACGGGCTTCCCTTCCCGCGACTTTTCCAATCTGGACGAGTACGTAGAAATGTTCAAAATCATGACGACCAAATGCCAGGGATTGAGAAGAGCTGGCGCGGCAGCCTTGGATTTAGCCTATGTTGCATCAGGTCGTCTGGACGGCTTTTTTGAAAAAGGTCTGGCACCGTGGGATATCGCTGCCGGCTCCTTGTTAGTAACAGAAGCTGGCGGAATCGTCGGCACCTTCTCTGGCGACAGCGATTATTTGCACAAAGGCGACGTACTTGCGGGTACACCAAAAGTATTCGGCCAGATGGTCGGCGCTTTCCAACCGTTTTCAGTCAAATAA
- a CDS encoding DEAD/DEAH box helicase translates to MSFSELGLSENIVRAVSEQGYTTPTPIQKQAIPAVISGGDLLAGAQTGTGKTAGFTLPILQRLSTSAVTPKNKLDRRPIRTLVLTPTRELAAQVEESVRIYGKYTNLNSGVIFGGVGINPQIKLLKNGVDILVATPGRLLDHHQQGTIDLRQVEILVLDEADRMLDMGFIHDIKKVLAILPAKRQNLLFSATFSDEIKTLADRLLNNPAMIEVARRNSTVEVIAQKVHPVDRDKKHPMLAHLIKTHSWNQVLVFTRTKHGANKLVEQLGKDGINAMAIHGNKSQSARTKALAEFKDGSLTVLVATDIAARGIDIDQLPHVVNYDLPNVPEDYVHRIGRTGRAGATGEAVSLVCVDEFKLLADIEKLIKRQLPQEIIDGFIPDPHAKAQPIQLRSGGGGQGQSRGGNGGGNGGGGNRQRAPSTSSAPRSSASKNSTGSAQGKPAQRSGDARHPSRPVVNQSTPRRSGGRGNSNGGGNG, encoded by the coding sequence ATGTCATTCTCAGAACTCGGTTTGTCCGAGAACATCGTTCGTGCCGTTAGCGAACAAGGCTATACCACCCCTACCCCAATTCAAAAGCAAGCCATACCCGCCGTGATCAGCGGTGGTGATTTATTGGCCGGCGCGCAAACTGGCACGGGCAAGACCGCTGGTTTTACGCTACCTATTTTGCAGCGTCTGTCCACTTCGGCCGTCACACCAAAAAATAAATTAGATCGTCGCCCAATCCGCACTCTGGTGCTGACCCCGACCCGTGAACTGGCGGCGCAAGTTGAAGAAAGTGTCCGCATTTACGGCAAATATACCAACCTGAACTCCGGCGTTATTTTTGGCGGCGTGGGTATCAATCCACAAATTAAATTGCTGAAAAATGGTGTCGATATTCTGGTAGCGACACCAGGTCGCCTGCTCGATCACCACCAGCAAGGTACGATCGATTTGCGCCAGGTAGAAATTTTGGTATTGGATGAAGCCGATCGTATGCTAGACATGGGCTTTATCCATGACATCAAAAAAGTGCTGGCAATTTTGCCTGCAAAGCGTCAAAACCTGTTGTTCTCTGCAACTTTCTCGGACGAGATCAAAACTCTGGCTGACCGCTTGTTGAATAACCCGGCCATGATCGAAGTCGCCCGTCGCAATTCCACGGTGGAAGTCATCGCGCAAAAGGTTCATCCGGTTGACCGCGATAAAAAGCACCCTATGCTTGCACACCTGATCAAAACACATAGCTGGAATCAGGTCTTGGTGTTCACCCGTACTAAGCACGGCGCAAACAAACTGGTAGAGCAGCTCGGCAAAGATGGTATCAACGCGATGGCCATTCACGGCAACAAGAGCCAATCAGCCCGTACCAAAGCGCTGGCAGAATTTAAGGACGGTAGCTTGACCGTTTTAGTCGCCACCGACATCGCCGCACGCGGTATTGATATCGACCAGCTGCCGCACGTTGTGAATTACGATTTACCAAATGTGCCAGAAGATTATGTTCATCGTATCGGCCGCACCGGCCGTGCCGGCGCAACTGGCGAAGCCGTATCACTGGTGTGCGTGGATGAATTCAAACTCTTGGCAGATATTGAAAAACTGATCAAACGCCAGTTACCACAAGAAATCATCGACGGTTTTATTCCCGATCCTCATGCCAAAGCGCAACCAATACAATTGCGCAGTGGTGGCGGAGGTCAAGGTCAATCACGCGGCGGCAATGGTGGTGGTAATGGCGGCGGCGGAAATCGTCAGCGCGCACCTTCCACATCATCCGCACCACGCAGCAGCGCCAGCAAAAACAGCACTGGCTCAGCCCAAGGCAAACCAGCGCAACGCAGCGGCGATGCACGTCATCCGTCACGCCCTGTCGTCAATCAATCGACGCCACGTCGCTCCGGCGGACGCGGCAATAGTAACGGCGGCGGCAACGGATAA